From one Lotus japonicus ecotype B-129 chromosome 3, LjGifu_v1.2 genomic stretch:
- the LOC130744627 gene encoding SUN domain-containing protein 4-like, which yields MHISKFIYFGNISHKTSNSDDEYLTKEIDPCIPPETFCSDGARTDSFIGDPLSRGESMSNVEPDDEENNISPNRKEYDIERSESALKHENDVQKYDHLTQAVPLGLDEFKSRAASPKIKSGTSPSESVIHRVDQGGAEYNYASESKEAKVLSSNKEAKDSNVPDPVEEIRQQPGRMPGDTVLKILMQKVQNLDINLSFLEQYMEVLNSRYVNIFKLYSKDIGEKDLLIRMIKEDIRSFLHQQEVMMKDVSELDSWKSHFSVQFDHIRRDNAILRNEVEKVLENQVSLEDKGVVVFLVCVIFSLIAILRLSLDMIISIYRVLSFNKTIHSRKFYQDSSSWFLLLLSCSIIIFILTS from the exons ATGCATATTTCCAAGtttatatattttggaaatatcTCTCACAAAACCTCCAATTCTGATGACGAATATTTGACTAAAGAGATTGATCCCTGCATTCCTCCTGAGACATTCTGCTCTGATGGTGCCAGAACAGATAGTTTTATTGGCGACCCACTTTCCAGGGGAGAAAGCATGAGTAATGTTGAacctgatgatgaagaaaataacatttctcCTAATAGAAAGGAATATGACATTGAGAGATCAGAATCTGCCCTGAAACATGAAAATGATGTGCAAAAGTATGATCACTTAACACAGGCAGTGCCTCTTGGTCTTGATGAATTCAAGAGCAGGGCAGCTAGTCCGAAAATCAAGTCAGGCACTAGTCCCTCTGAAAGTGTAATACATAGAGTGGATCAGGGTGGTGCAGAATACAATTATGCTTCAGAATCAAAGGAAGCTAAAGTTCTATCTTCTAACAAAGAAGCTAAGG ATAGCAATGTTCCTGATCCAGTTGAAGAAATCCGTCAACAACCTGGCAGGATGCCCGGGGATACTGTCCTCAAGATTCTGATGCAGAAAGTTCAGAATCTAGACATAAATTTATCTTTTTTAGAGCAGTATATGGAAGTCTTAAATTCTAGATATGTCAATATTTTCAAATTGTACAGCAAAGATATAGGAGAGAAAGATTTACTTATAAGGATGATCAAAGAAGACATTAGGAGTTTCCTTCACCAGCAGGAAGTTATG ATGAAAGATGTTAGTGAACTTGATTCTTGGAAGTCTCATTTTTCTGTGCAATTTGATCATATACGCAGGGACAATGCTATTTTGAG GAATGAGGTTGAAAAGGTCCTGGAAAATCAAGTATCCTTGGAAGATAAGGGCGTGGTTGTGTTTCTTGTGTGTGTTATTTTTTCATTGATTGCTATATTACGGCTATCTCTGGATATGATTATAAGCATCTATAGAGTACTCAGTTTTAACAAAACAATTCACTCCAGGAAATTTTACCAAGATAGTTCATCCTGGTTTCTCCTATTGCTGAGTTGTAGcattattattttcatattaactTCATAA